From a single Chlamydia muridarum str. Nigg genomic region:
- the pgeF gene encoding peptidoglycan editing factor PgeF: protein MTSPSEALHKQTFPELEHFPIRHGIFPKQNDKENASQASDAQISLSLGGSDFFNAHQVHGTSLRYVTHKTPKRCPADGLFTSTPLLSLHIYHADCQAAIFYDPQNHVIANVHAGWRGLVGNIYAVTVRLLKKKFHSRPQDLVVAISPSLGPDMAIYPDYRKLFPSSFFPLMPKENHLDFRAVARNQLLSEGLLKKNIFISERCTCSEADTFFSFRSWRSRHQNDPAAIRPRANNVTAVLLLLR, encoded by the coding sequence ATGACCTCTCCTTCTGAAGCTTTACATAAGCAAACTTTCCCCGAGCTGGAACACTTCCCTATCCGTCATGGAATTTTCCCAAAACAAAATGATAAAGAAAATGCTAGTCAAGCTTCTGATGCGCAAATCTCCCTTTCCTTAGGAGGATCGGATTTTTTCAATGCGCATCAAGTGCACGGAACAAGTCTACGCTACGTCACTCATAAAACGCCAAAGCGATGTCCTGCTGACGGGTTATTTACATCTACCCCTTTACTCTCTCTACATATTTATCATGCCGACTGTCAGGCAGCTATTTTCTATGACCCCCAAAACCATGTGATTGCAAATGTACATGCGGGGTGGAGAGGTCTTGTCGGCAATATCTATGCTGTTACAGTTCGTCTTCTTAAAAAGAAGTTTCACAGTCGTCCTCAGGATCTTGTGGTAGCTATATCCCCATCTTTGGGCCCCGATATGGCTATCTATCCTGATTACCGAAAACTCTTCCCCTCTAGTTTTTTCCCTTTAATGCCTAAAGAAAATCACCTAGATTTCCGAGCTGTGGCAAGAAACCAACTACTTTCAGAAGGTTTATTGAAAAAAAATATCTTTATCTCAGAACGTTGCACTTGTTCTGAAGCCGATACTTTTTTCTCTTTTAGAAGTTGGCGATCTCGCCATCAAAATGATCCTGCAGCAATTCGTCCTCGCGCGAACAATGTTACTGCAGTATTGCTTCTTCTTAGATAG